From the genome of Triticum aestivum cultivar Chinese Spring chromosome 3B, IWGSC CS RefSeq v2.1, whole genome shotgun sequence, one region includes:
- the LOC123069870 gene encoding uncharacterized protein isoform X3, translating to MMGTAVDLGRRQGGSRFYDAGRARRGHHHGLPKSRCAAAAVTQEKAPEESSRLPASPVGVAGNLKRFVAAVTLSVPAEYPSERGEWRGCGVDANRERPYFVLDDLWEAYKEWSAYGAGVPLVLDGCDGVVQYYVPYLSAIELYGDSSVLQSSSNPRHMMDDSDEDFHDSSSDGSSDYEHVRVKHFAQEGFSRDVGESGVTHGRLLFQYLEFDSPFCREPLTDKISSLSARFPGLRTLRSCDLSARSWMSIAWYPIYRIPTGPTLKDLDACFLTFHQLSNCPQGDNLWAPDSTPNIPLPVFGLASYKFSNSVWSSTDGDWKLASCLRQAAADWLRDSRAGHPDYQFFVSHGAYNR from the exons ATGATGGGCACTGCCGTGGACCTAGGACGGAGGCAGGGCGGCAGCCGCTTCTACGACGCTGGCAGGGCTCGACGAGGGCACCATCATGGCCTTCCCAAGTCGAGGTGCGCGGCCGCCGCCGTTACCCAGGAGAAGGCGCCGGAGGAGTCCTCCCGGTTGCCAGCGTCCCCCGTAGGAGTTGCAGGCAACCTCAAGAGGTTCGTGGCAGCAGTTACGCTGTCCGTGCCGGCGGAGTACCCCTCCGAG AGAGGAGAGTGGAGGGGTTGCGGCGTGGATGCCAACCGGGAGAGGCCCTACTTCGTTCTTGACGACCTATGGGAGGCGTACAAGGAGTGGAGTGCGTATGGTGCCGGGGTGCCGCTCGTTCTTGACGGGTGCGACGGGGTCGTGCAGTACTATGTGCCTTACTTGTCCGCCATCGAGCTCTATGGAGACTCATCAGTCCTGCAGTCATCTTCCAACCCAAG ACATATGATGGACGACAGTGATGAAGATTTCCATGATTCCAGCAGTGATGGTAGCAGTGATTATGAACATGTAAGGGTCAAACACTTTGCTCAGGAAGGCTTCTCAAGGGATGTTGGTGAATCTGGAGTTACTCATGGCCGCTTGCTCTTTCAGTACCTCGAGTTTGATTCTCCATTTTGCCGTGAACCTTTGACTGATAAG ATTTCTAGCCTTTCAGCCAGATTTCCAGGATTGAGGACCCTTAGGAGTTGTGATTTATCAGCACGGAGTTGGATGAGCATCGCTTG GTACCCAATTTATCGTATCCCTACTGGACCAACATTAAAAGATTTAGATGCCTGCTTTCTCACTTTCCATCAGCTTTCAAATTGCCCGCAAGGAG ATAATCTGTGGGCTCCTGATAGCACACCAAACATACCACTCCCAGTTTTTGGTTTGGCTTCCTACAAGTTTAGCAACTCAGTCTGGTCCTCAACTGATGGTGATTGGAAACTGGCTAGCTGCTTAAGGCAAGCTGCTGCCGATTGGCTGAGAGACAGCCGTGCCGGCCATCCAGATTATCAGTTCTTTGTCTCCCATGGTGCATACAACAGGTAG
- the LOC123069870 gene encoding uncharacterized protein isoform X2, whose amino-acid sequence MMGTAVDLGRRQGGSRFYDAGRARRGHHHGLPKSRCAAAAVTQEKAPEESSRLPASPVGVAGNLKRFVAAVTLSVPAEYPSERGEWRGCGVDANRERPYFVLDDLWEAYKEWSAYGAGVPLVLDGCDGVVQYYVPYLSAIELYGDSSVLQSSSNPRHMMDDSDEDFHDSSSDGSSDYEHVRVKHFAQEGFSRDVGESGVTHGRLLFQYLEFDSPFCREPLTDKISSLSARFPGLRTLRSCDLSARSWMSIAWYPIYRIPTGPTLKDLDACFLTFHQLSNCPQGDNLWAPDSTPNIPLPVFGLASYKFSNSVWSSTDGDWKLASCLRQAAADWLRDSRAGHPDYQFFVSHGAYNSIHPTDAPSTLTCWKKRSRLFPLLISSTAPF is encoded by the exons ATGATGGGCACTGCCGTGGACCTAGGACGGAGGCAGGGCGGCAGCCGCTTCTACGACGCTGGCAGGGCTCGACGAGGGCACCATCATGGCCTTCCCAAGTCGAGGTGCGCGGCCGCCGCCGTTACCCAGGAGAAGGCGCCGGAGGAGTCCTCCCGGTTGCCAGCGTCCCCCGTAGGAGTTGCAGGCAACCTCAAGAGGTTCGTGGCAGCAGTTACGCTGTCCGTGCCGGCGGAGTACCCCTCCGAG AGAGGAGAGTGGAGGGGTTGCGGCGTGGATGCCAACCGGGAGAGGCCCTACTTCGTTCTTGACGACCTATGGGAGGCGTACAAGGAGTGGAGTGCGTATGGTGCCGGGGTGCCGCTCGTTCTTGACGGGTGCGACGGGGTCGTGCAGTACTATGTGCCTTACTTGTCCGCCATCGAGCTCTATGGAGACTCATCAGTCCTGCAGTCATCTTCCAACCCAAG ACATATGATGGACGACAGTGATGAAGATTTCCATGATTCCAGCAGTGATGGTAGCAGTGATTATGAACATGTAAGGGTCAAACACTTTGCTCAGGAAGGCTTCTCAAGGGATGTTGGTGAATCTGGAGTTACTCATGGCCGCTTGCTCTTTCAGTACCTCGAGTTTGATTCTCCATTTTGCCGTGAACCTTTGACTGATAAG ATTTCTAGCCTTTCAGCCAGATTTCCAGGATTGAGGACCCTTAGGAGTTGTGATTTATCAGCACGGAGTTGGATGAGCATCGCTTG GTACCCAATTTATCGTATCCCTACTGGACCAACATTAAAAGATTTAGATGCCTGCTTTCTCACTTTCCATCAGCTTTCAAATTGCCCGCAAGGAG ATAATCTGTGGGCTCCTGATAGCACACCAAACATACCACTCCCAGTTTTTGGTTTGGCTTCCTACAAGTTTAGCAACTCAGTCTGGTCCTCAACTGATGGTGATTGGAAACTGGCTAGCTGCTTAAGGCAAGCTGCTGCCGATTGGCTGAGAGACAGCCGTGCCGGCCATCCAGATTATCAGTTCTTTGTCTCCCATGGTGCATACAACAG CATACATCCAACCGATGCCCCCTCAACACTGACCTGCTGGAAAAAGAGGTCGCGGCTGTTTCCCCTTCTCATCTCTTCCACCGCCCCCTTTTGA
- the LOC123069870 gene encoding uncharacterized protein isoform X4, translating into MMGTAVDLGRRQGGSRFYDAGRARRGHHHGLPKSRCAAAAVTQEKAPEESSRLPASPVGVAGNLKRFVAAVTLSVPAEYPSERGEWRGCGVDANRERPYFVLDDLWEAYKEWSAYGAGVPLVLDGCDGVVQYYVPYLSAIELYGDSSVLQSSSNPRLHMMDDSDEDFHDSSSDGSSDYEHVRVKHFAQEGFSRDVGESGVTHGRLLFQYLEFDSPFCREPLTDKISSLSARFPGLRTLRSCDLSARSWMSIAWYPIYRIPTGPTLKDLDACFLTFHQLSNCPQGDNLWAPDSTPNIPLPVFGLASYKFSNSVWSSTDGDWKLASCLRAHERMSEECLVNMIKF; encoded by the exons ATGATGGGCACTGCCGTGGACCTAGGACGGAGGCAGGGCGGCAGCCGCTTCTACGACGCTGGCAGGGCTCGACGAGGGCACCATCATGGCCTTCCCAAGTCGAGGTGCGCGGCCGCCGCCGTTACCCAGGAGAAGGCGCCGGAGGAGTCCTCCCGGTTGCCAGCGTCCCCCGTAGGAGTTGCAGGCAACCTCAAGAGGTTCGTGGCAGCAGTTACGCTGTCCGTGCCGGCGGAGTACCCCTCCGAG AGAGGAGAGTGGAGGGGTTGCGGCGTGGATGCCAACCGGGAGAGGCCCTACTTCGTTCTTGACGACCTATGGGAGGCGTACAAGGAGTGGAGTGCGTATGGTGCCGGGGTGCCGCTCGTTCTTGACGGGTGCGACGGGGTCGTGCAGTACTATGTGCCTTACTTGTCCGCCATCGAGCTCTATGGAGACTCATCAGTCCTGCAGTCATCTTCCAACCCAAGGTT ACATATGATGGACGACAGTGATGAAGATTTCCATGATTCCAGCAGTGATGGTAGCAGTGATTATGAACATGTAAGGGTCAAACACTTTGCTCAGGAAGGCTTCTCAAGGGATGTTGGTGAATCTGGAGTTACTCATGGCCGCTTGCTCTTTCAGTACCTCGAGTTTGATTCTCCATTTTGCCGTGAACCTTTGACTGATAAG ATTTCTAGCCTTTCAGCCAGATTTCCAGGATTGAGGACCCTTAGGAGTTGTGATTTATCAGCACGGAGTTGGATGAGCATCGCTTG GTACCCAATTTATCGTATCCCTACTGGACCAACATTAAAAGATTTAGATGCCTGCTTTCTCACTTTCCATCAGCTTTCAAATTGCCCGCAAGGAG ATAATCTGTGGGCTCCTGATAGCACACCAAACATACCACTCCCAGTTTTTGGTTTGGCTTCCTACAAGTTTAGCAACTCAGTCTGGTCCTCAACTGATGGTGATTGGAAACTGGCTAGCTGCTTAAG AGCTCATGAAAGAATGTCCGAAGAGTGTCTTGTGAACATGATTAAGTTCTGA
- the LOC123069870 gene encoding uncharacterized protein isoform X1 encodes MMGTAVDLGRRQGGSRFYDAGRARRGHHHGLPKSRCAAAAVTQEKAPEESSRLPASPVGVAGNLKRFVAAVTLSVPAEYPSERGEWRGCGVDANRERPYFVLDDLWEAYKEWSAYGAGVPLVLDGCDGVVQYYVPYLSAIELYGDSSVLQSSSNPRLHMMDDSDEDFHDSSSDGSSDYEHVRVKHFAQEGFSRDVGESGVTHGRLLFQYLEFDSPFCREPLTDKISSLSARFPGLRTLRSCDLSARSWMSIAWYPIYRIPTGPTLKDLDACFLTFHQLSNCPQGDNLWAPDSTPNIPLPVFGLASYKFSNSVWSSTDGDWKLASCLRQAAADWLRDSRAGHPDYQFFVSHGAYNSIHPTDAPSTLTCWKKRSRLFPLLISSTAPF; translated from the exons ATGATGGGCACTGCCGTGGACCTAGGACGGAGGCAGGGCGGCAGCCGCTTCTACGACGCTGGCAGGGCTCGACGAGGGCACCATCATGGCCTTCCCAAGTCGAGGTGCGCGGCCGCCGCCGTTACCCAGGAGAAGGCGCCGGAGGAGTCCTCCCGGTTGCCAGCGTCCCCCGTAGGAGTTGCAGGCAACCTCAAGAGGTTCGTGGCAGCAGTTACGCTGTCCGTGCCGGCGGAGTACCCCTCCGAG AGAGGAGAGTGGAGGGGTTGCGGCGTGGATGCCAACCGGGAGAGGCCCTACTTCGTTCTTGACGACCTATGGGAGGCGTACAAGGAGTGGAGTGCGTATGGTGCCGGGGTGCCGCTCGTTCTTGACGGGTGCGACGGGGTCGTGCAGTACTATGTGCCTTACTTGTCCGCCATCGAGCTCTATGGAGACTCATCAGTCCTGCAGTCATCTTCCAACCCAAGGTT ACATATGATGGACGACAGTGATGAAGATTTCCATGATTCCAGCAGTGATGGTAGCAGTGATTATGAACATGTAAGGGTCAAACACTTTGCTCAGGAAGGCTTCTCAAGGGATGTTGGTGAATCTGGAGTTACTCATGGCCGCTTGCTCTTTCAGTACCTCGAGTTTGATTCTCCATTTTGCCGTGAACCTTTGACTGATAAG ATTTCTAGCCTTTCAGCCAGATTTCCAGGATTGAGGACCCTTAGGAGTTGTGATTTATCAGCACGGAGTTGGATGAGCATCGCTTG GTACCCAATTTATCGTATCCCTACTGGACCAACATTAAAAGATTTAGATGCCTGCTTTCTCACTTTCCATCAGCTTTCAAATTGCCCGCAAGGAG ATAATCTGTGGGCTCCTGATAGCACACCAAACATACCACTCCCAGTTTTTGGTTTGGCTTCCTACAAGTTTAGCAACTCAGTCTGGTCCTCAACTGATGGTGATTGGAAACTGGCTAGCTGCTTAAGGCAAGCTGCTGCCGATTGGCTGAGAGACAGCCGTGCCGGCCATCCAGATTATCAGTTCTTTGTCTCCCATGGTGCATACAACAG CATACATCCAACCGATGCCCCCTCAACACTGACCTGCTGGAAAAAGAGGTCGCGGCTGTTTCCCCTTCTCATCTCTTCCACCGCCCCCTTTTGA